The following are from one region of the Methylophilus sp. DW102 genome:
- a CDS encoding IS256 family transposase, with amino-acid sequence MTVSKSLPNDLIDGLLANYEKPEDLIGENGLLKQLTKALVERALEAEMAEHLGHDKHEPVKNATGNTRNGKSRKTLKGDFGELPIEIPRDRAGSFEPQLIPKHQTRWTGFDDKIISLYARGMTVREIQQHLSEMYGTEISPTLISNVTDAVMDEVKLWQSRPLDSIYPIVYLDCIHVKVRDAGSVRAKAVYLAIGVNMEGHKEVMGLWIAQTEGAKFWLAVVTELKNRGVQDIFIACVDGLTGFPEAIETVYPQATVQLCIVHMVRNSLNYVGWNKRKAVAADLKLIYSSATLAEAEMALLDFEHQWGDAYPLIAKSWRNNWQRIIPFFDYPPEIRRVIYTTNAIESVNMSLRKITKNRGSFPNDESLIKLFYLALQNISEKWSMPLRDWKPALNRFTIQFEDRMPRQ; translated from the coding sequence ATGACCGTATCAAAATCCCTACCCAACGATCTGATTGATGGATTGTTGGCCAACTATGAAAAGCCTGAAGATTTAATTGGTGAGAATGGACTGCTCAAGCAATTAACCAAAGCGCTGGTTGAACGTGCTCTTGAAGCAGAAATGGCCGAACATCTTGGCCACGATAAACATGAGCCAGTGAAGAATGCCACTGGCAACACCCGTAATGGTAAAAGCCGTAAAACCCTCAAAGGTGATTTTGGCGAACTACCGATTGAAATCCCCCGAGACCGCGCAGGCAGCTTCGAGCCACAACTGATTCCCAAACATCAAACCCGCTGGACGGGTTTTGATGACAAGATTATCTCCCTGTACGCCAGAGGTATGACAGTACGTGAGATTCAACAGCACTTATCCGAAATGTACGGCACAGAGATTTCACCGACGTTAATCTCCAATGTCACTGATGCGGTGATGGATGAAGTGAAGCTGTGGCAGTCTCGCCCACTCGACAGTATCTACCCCATCGTCTACCTAGATTGCATCCATGTCAAAGTCAGAGATGCAGGTAGTGTGCGTGCTAAAGCGGTGTACCTTGCCATCGGCGTTAACATGGAAGGTCACAAGGAAGTCATGGGCTTATGGATCGCCCAGACTGAAGGGGCCAAGTTCTGGCTGGCCGTAGTCACCGAACTCAAGAACCGTGGCGTACAAGACATCTTCATTGCCTGCGTGGATGGGTTAACGGGTTTCCCGGAAGCGATTGAAACTGTCTACCCACAAGCCACTGTCCAGCTTTGTATCGTCCACATGGTGCGCAATAGCCTGAACTATGTGGGCTGGAACAAACGTAAAGCGGTTGCGGCTGACCTCAAGCTGATTTACAGCTCTGCCACACTGGCTGAAGCTGAAATGGCACTGCTGGACTTTGAACATCAGTGGGGTGATGCCTATCCCTTGATCGCCAAATCCTGGCGAAATAACTGGCAGCGTATCATCCCGTTCTTTGACTATCCACCAGAAATCAGGCGAGTGATTTACACCACCAATGCCATTGAGTCTGTGAACATGAGTCTACGTAAAATCACCAAGAATCGAGGCTCGTTTCCGAATGATGAATCACTGATTAAATTGTTCTATTTGGCCTTGCAGAACATCAGTGAAAAGTGGTCTATGCCACTGCGAGATTGGAAACCTGCGCTAAACAGGTTTACCATACAGTTCGAGGACAGAATGCCTCGGCAGTAA
- a CDS encoding transposase, with amino-acid sequence MDYRRAWHKGGTYFFTVNCLQRKNNDCLVRNIDLLRDVIAKVKKSHPFTIHAWVVLPEHMHCVIELPEGDADFATRWMLIKMLFSKGIPKSERRSDTRIERGERGIWQRRYWEHLIRDERDYQAHVDYVHINLVKHGLVKSVKYWPYSTFHKMVEQGVYAQDWGGGMEGSLSYED; translated from the coding sequence ATGGACTACCGTCGCGCATGGCACAAAGGAGGCACATATTTTTTCACTGTGAATTGCTTGCAGCGTAAAAATAATGATTGTTTAGTGCGGAATATTGATTTGTTGCGAGACGTAATTGCAAAGGTAAAAAAATCACATCCATTTACGATTCATGCATGGGTAGTGTTGCCAGAACACATGCATTGTGTGATTGAGCTACCTGAAGGCGATGCCGATTTTGCAACTAGGTGGATGTTGATAAAAATGCTTTTTTCAAAGGGCATACCAAAAAGTGAAAGACGTTCAGACACGCGAATCGAAAGGGGTGAGCGTGGCATTTGGCAAAGGCGCTATTGGGAGCACTTAATTCGAGACGAGCGGGATTATCAGGCGCATGTGGATTATGTGCATATCAACCTTGTGAAGCATGGCTTGGTTAAGTCTGTTAAATATTGGCCTTACTCAACGTTTCATAAAATGGTGGAACAAGGCGTTTATGCGCAAGATTGGGGTGGTGGCATGGAAGGGAGCTTGAGTTATGAAGATTGA
- a CDS encoding metalloregulator ArsR/SmtB family transcription factor — translation MNKEQALIALSAIAQSARLDIFRCLVQAGPEGLAAGALSDLLQVANSTLSFHLKALTHANLICARQESRFIYYTANYAQMNGLLAYLTENCCGGDSTCCPELQCLPTSKETQ, via the coding sequence ATGAATAAAGAACAAGCGCTCATTGCACTGTCTGCCATTGCCCAATCAGCACGACTGGACATTTTTAGATGCCTGGTCCAGGCAGGGCCGGAAGGCCTGGCGGCCGGCGCGTTGTCAGACTTATTACAGGTTGCGAACAGCACGCTGTCTTTTCATTTGAAGGCGTTGACCCATGCCAACCTGATTTGCGCCCGCCAGGAAAGCCGTTTTATTTATTACACGGCCAACTATGCACAGATGAATGGCTTGCTGGCTTATCTCACCGAAAACTGCTGTGGCGGCGATAGCACCTGTTGCCCTGAGCTGCAATGTTTACCAACCTCCAAGGAAACCCAATGA
- a CDS encoding ArsI/CadI family heavy metal resistance metalloenzyme: MKRMHLHIRVTDLPQSIRFYSTLFGIGPSVEKADYAKWMLEDPRVNFAISARGQAPGLDHVGIQVETANELEVIQARLQAADMAVLSQTDTTCCYAKSDKHWVQDPSGLAWESYLTLESAPTFNDAGKTTASAPCCTPMAQPVSIQIKKKDV; this comes from the coding sequence ATGAAACGTATGCACCTGCATATCCGCGTGACCGATCTGCCACAGAGCATCCGCTTTTATTCGACGCTATTTGGGATTGGTCCTAGCGTTGAAAAGGCTGACTATGCTAAATGGATGCTTGAAGATCCGCGCGTGAATTTTGCCATCAGTGCCCGCGGCCAGGCGCCGGGGCTGGATCACGTTGGCATACAAGTAGAAACCGCCAATGAACTGGAAGTGATTCAGGCACGATTGCAAGCGGCAGACATGGCGGTGTTATCACAAACCGACACCACTTGTTGTTATGCCAAATCGGATAAACATTGGGTGCAGGACCCCTCTGGCCTGGCCTGGGAAAGCTATCTGACGCTGGAAAGTGCACCTACGTTTAACGATGCAGGGAAAACAACTGCTTCAGCCCCCTGCTGCACCCCGATGGCACAGCCAGTCAGTATTCAAATCAAAAAGAAGGATGTTTAA
- the arsB gene encoding ACR3 family arsenite efflux transporter, translated as MTNQASGIGNFERHLTWWVLACIITGIALGKLAPDFFQALGALKWAEVNLPVAALIWLMIIPMLLKVDFGAMREVLGHAKGITVTLVINWLVKPFSMALLAWLFIRHLFADWLPAQQIDSYIAGLILLAAAPCTAMVFVWSNLCQGEPKFTLSQVAINDAIMLIAFAPLVALLLGLSSIIIPWQTLLVSVSLFIVVPLILSQLLRRWLLAKGPHRFAATLQTIQPFSMSALLLTLVLLFAFQGGQILSQPLVIALLAVPILIQVYFNALLAYWLNKQFKVAHCVAGPSALIGASNFFELAVATAIALFGFDSGAALATVVGVLIEVPVMLSIVAIVNRSKHWYESV; from the coding sequence ATGACAAATCAAGCTTCAGGTATTGGAAATTTTGAGCGCCATCTTACCTGGTGGGTACTGGCGTGCATTATCACCGGCATCGCACTGGGCAAACTTGCCCCAGATTTTTTTCAAGCGCTGGGAGCGTTGAAATGGGCAGAGGTGAACTTGCCCGTGGCCGCCCTGATCTGGCTCATGATTATCCCCATGCTGCTCAAGGTGGATTTTGGCGCCATGCGCGAGGTACTGGGGCATGCCAAGGGCATCACGGTCACCCTGGTGATTAACTGGCTGGTGAAGCCGTTTTCCATGGCCTTGCTCGCCTGGCTGTTCATTCGTCACCTGTTTGCCGACTGGTTACCCGCCCAGCAGATTGACAGTTATATTGCCGGGCTGATTTTACTGGCCGCCGCACCCTGTACGGCCATGGTATTTGTCTGGAGCAATTTATGTCAGGGCGAGCCCAAATTCACCTTGTCGCAGGTGGCCATCAATGATGCCATCATGCTGATCGCGTTTGCCCCCCTGGTCGCACTCTTGCTGGGGCTATCCAGCATTATCATCCCCTGGCAAACCTTGCTGGTGTCAGTGAGCCTGTTTATCGTTGTGCCACTGATATTGAGTCAACTGCTACGGCGTTGGCTGCTGGCAAAAGGGCCTCATCGATTCGCAGCCACCCTGCAAACCATCCAACCCTTTTCCATGTCAGCGTTATTGTTGACGCTGGTGTTGCTGTTTGCTTTTCAAGGCGGGCAAATCCTGTCGCAACCTTTGGTGATTGCCTTGCTGGCGGTGCCGATTTTGATCCAGGTCTATTTCAACGCCCTGCTGGCGTACTGGCTGAATAAACAATTCAAGGTCGCCCATTGTGTGGCGGGCCCCTCTGCACTGATTGGCGCGTCTAACTTTTTTGAACTTGCTGTGGCGACAGCGATTGCTTTGTTCGGGTTTGACTCGGGCGCCGCACTTGCAACAGTGGTCGGTGTGTTGATAGAAGTGCCAGTCATGCTGTCTATCGTCGCCATCGTGAACCGTTCCAAACATTGGTATGAAAGTGTGTAA
- a CDS encoding arsenate reductase ArsC produces the protein MRILFLCTGNSCRSIIAEATFNHLAPAGMRAQSAGSHPTGEVHPRSIALLQAKGIATTGYFSKSWDEIGETPDIVVTVCSNAAGETCPAYLGNVLRAHWGVDDPAKATGTEAEIAASFEQAYRILRTRIEAFLKLESTIYQDRVALQAVLQQIGQFS, from the coding sequence ATGCGCATCCTGTTTTTATGTACCGGCAACTCCTGCCGCTCCATCATTGCCGAAGCCACCTTTAATCACCTTGCGCCGGCAGGCATGCGGGCACAAAGTGCCGGCAGCCATCCTACGGGTGAGGTGCATCCTCGCTCAATTGCCCTGCTGCAGGCCAAAGGCATTGCCACAACAGGCTATTTCAGCAAGTCCTGGGACGAGATTGGGGAAACACCTGACATTGTCGTCACCGTCTGCAGCAACGCAGCCGGTGAAACCTGCCCTGCCTATCTAGGCAATGTGCTTCGTGCACATTGGGGGGTGGATGATCCAGCCAAGGCGACTGGCACCGAGGCTGAGATTGCGGCCAGCTTTGAGCAAGCCTACCGGATTCTGCGCACGCGTATTGAAGCCTTCCTCAAGTTGGAAAGCACAATATATCAGGACAGAGTAGCGCTACAGGCCGTCTTGCAGCAGATAGGTCAATTCAGTTAA
- the infA gene encoding translation initiation factor IF-1, protein MAKEELIEMQGAVTEILPDARYRVKLDNGHELIAYTGGKMRKHKIRILAGDKITIEMSPYDMDKGRIIFRHLEPRKPF, encoded by the coding sequence ATGGCTAAAGAAGAATTAATCGAAATGCAGGGTGCAGTGACGGAAATTTTGCCTGATGCCCGTTATCGGGTGAAGCTGGATAATGGTCACGAGTTGATCGCTTATACCGGCGGCAAAATGCGCAAACACAAAATCCGTATTTTGGCTGGCGATAAAATCACCATTGAAATGTCCCCTTATGACATGGACAAAGGCCGGATTATTTTCCGCCACCTTGAGCCGCGTAAACCTTTCTAA
- a CDS encoding cold-shock protein produces MVTGSVKWFNDSKGFGFITPDNGGEDLFAHFSAIQSAGFKTLKENQRVSFEVATGPKGKQAANIQIIE; encoded by the coding sequence ATGGTGACAGGTTCTGTTAAATGGTTTAACGACTCTAAAGGTTTTGGTTTTATTACTCCGGATAACGGCGGCGAAGATTTGTTCGCGCACTTCTCTGCAATTCAATCTGCTGGCTTCAAAACACTCAAAGAAAACCAACGCGTGAGCTTTGAAGTGGCAACAGGCCCTAAAGGCAAACAAGCGGCAAACATTCAAATCATTGAGTAA
- a CDS encoding LysR family transcriptional regulator has protein sequence MDTLRSIESFVKAVQAGSIAAGARLQGITAAAASQNIQRLEKSLGTRLLMRTTRKLALTESGALYYAEVQHLVDVLARAQSAITEFHGQPQGRLRIGSSVAFGRHVLMPLIPAFSRRFPQVSLELILSDRSLDHVAEDIDISIRFKQQLEPGLIARKIATVPVLFCAAPDYLQRKGLPQTPEDLSQHDCLLFRIPVDGRLLNWSFNRNGMLYEPEIIPSIVCNDIDSIFQLALAGAGIARLAAFVVNHAIKKGTLIPLFQPSAQQPEAMAAESVPLEFYACYRDKYAMTNKVRAFMDYLVSAIPQSWE, from the coding sequence ATGGATACCTTAAGAAGCATAGAAAGCTTTGTAAAAGCGGTACAGGCCGGCAGTATTGCGGCGGGTGCGCGTTTGCAAGGCATTACAGCGGCAGCGGCCAGCCAGAATATCCAGCGGCTGGAAAAGTCATTGGGGACGCGCTTGTTGATGCGAACCACGCGCAAGCTGGCGCTGACAGAAAGTGGTGCGCTTTATTATGCAGAGGTCCAGCATCTGGTAGACGTGCTGGCCAGGGCACAATCGGCCATTACCGAGTTTCACGGGCAACCGCAGGGGCGCTTACGGATTGGTTCCTCGGTGGCTTTTGGCCGTCATGTCTTAATGCCGTTGATCCCGGCATTTAGCCGCCGTTTCCCGCAAGTGTCTCTGGAGCTGATTCTGTCTGATCGTAGCCTGGATCATGTGGCAGAGGATATCGATATCAGCATCCGTTTCAAACAGCAGCTAGAGCCAGGACTGATTGCCAGGAAAATCGCGACCGTCCCCGTACTGTTTTGTGCTGCACCGGACTATCTGCAACGCAAAGGCCTGCCTCAGACCCCAGAAGACTTATCGCAACATGATTGCCTGTTGTTCCGCATCCCGGTGGATGGACGCTTGTTGAACTGGAGTTTTAACCGCAATGGCATGTTATACGAGCCTGAAATCATCCCTAGCATCGTTTGCAATGATATCGACTCCATTTTTCAACTTGCTTTGGCGGGGGCGGGAATTGCGCGCCTGGCCGCATTCGTCGTCAATCACGCGATTAAAAAGGGAACGCTGATCCCGCTGTTTCAGCCTTCCGCCCAACAGCCGGAGGCGATGGCAGCCGAGAGCGTCCCCTTAGAGTTTTATGCCTGTTATCGCGACAAGTACGCCATGACCAACAAGGTACGCGCATTTATGGATTATCTGGTGAGCGCGATCCCGCAGTCTTGGGAATGA
- a CDS encoding DUF2798 domain-containing protein gives MNQTRTTFRKIPKQFTPYVFAFFMAGIMAFLMSMVIVAANSGLQAGYVTRVIHAYTLAMPVAFCCVLIVRPIVMHLVNQLVDTH, from the coding sequence ATGAATCAAACCAGAACGACTTTCCGCAAGATCCCAAAGCAATTTACGCCTTATGTGTTTGCCTTTTTTATGGCAGGCATCATGGCCTTTTTAATGTCTATGGTCATTGTGGCCGCCAACAGTGGCTTACAAGCCGGCTATGTGACGCGTGTCATCCACGCTTATACACTCGCGATGCCTGTCGCTTTCTGTTGTGTGCTGATTGTGCGGCCTATTGTCATGCATTTGGTGAATCAGTTGGTCGACACCCATTGA
- a CDS encoding phosphatase PAP2 family protein: MLKLQQTLGWVQSVDSRLCVKVSHTGQYRLIRNLFRAISRMGDGMFWYLLMLVIAISQGQHGLYVCLHMLTVGLSGTLVYKWLKHRTSRPRPFQVRQDVLLSGTPLDYFSFPSGHTLHAVAFGMVAVHYYPQLFPVVYPFVVLVGISRVVLGLHYPSDVLAGGLIGYTLVALYAPLF, translated from the coding sequence ATGCTGAAACTACAACAAACACTGGGATGGGTGCAGTCGGTCGATAGTCGACTGTGTGTCAAAGTCAGCCATACCGGACAATATCGCCTGATACGCAACCTGTTTCGCGCCATTTCGCGTATGGGCGATGGCATGTTCTGGTATTTGCTCATGTTGGTGATTGCCATCAGCCAGGGCCAGCACGGTCTTTACGTCTGCCTGCATATGTTGACCGTAGGACTGAGCGGTACACTGGTCTATAAATGGTTGAAACATCGCACCAGCCGTCCACGACCCTTTCAGGTGCGTCAGGATGTCTTGTTGAGCGGCACACCGCTGGATTACTTCAGTTTTCCTTCAGGGCATACCTTGCACGCGGTGGCGTTTGGCATGGTGGCCGTGCATTATTACCCGCAACTGTTTCCTGTCGTTTATCCGTTTGTCGTGTTAGTCGGCATCTCACGTGTGGTACTGGGTTTACATTATCCGAGTGATGTCTTGGCAGGAGGATTGATTGGGTACACGCTGGTCGCTTTGTATGCACCGCTGTTTTAA
- a CDS encoding DUF2818 family protein, which yields MATKLIFLLLMLFLANLAWISDKWLGLIGNIQQLWQRFAAMLPAYFITLLIGYLVERYVMGQVWPQGWEFYSVTLCLFLVLSFPGFVYRVLWK from the coding sequence ATGGCTACCAAACTCATTTTTTTGTTGCTGATGTTGTTTTTGGCAAACCTGGCCTGGATTTCGGATAAGTGGCTGGGTTTGATCGGCAATATTCAGCAGCTATGGCAGCGTTTTGCCGCCATGTTGCCTGCCTACTTCATCACGCTGCTGATTGGCTATCTGGTTGAGCGTTATGTGATGGGACAAGTCTGGCCGCAAGGCTGGGAGTTTTACAGTGTCACGCTATGCCTGTTTCTGGTGTTGTCATTCCCGGGCTTTGTCTATCGGGTACTCTGGAAATAA
- the nuoN gene encoding NADH-quinone oxidoreductase subunit NuoN, translating into MDNMQFDLLALLPEMVVLGMAMLILLLDLFILPQNRFMIYGLSQLTLLAAAFLTFKTHTPAVGFAFSHMFIDDTLSDVIKMMMYLGTSLILVYTRKYLQDRNLYRGEFYAMVLFGLLGMMIMVSGHNLLTIYMGLELLSLCLYSLVAFDRDNPRASESAMKYFVLGALASGMLLYGMSMLYGMTGSLDVSDIANSISQQPKSPVLIMGLVFLVAGIAFKFGAVPFQMWVPDVYQGSPTPMTLLIGSVPKLAAYAMTVRLLVQGLHPLAMDWQDMLMLMAVLSIIIGNFSAIVQTNLKRMLAYSTISHVGFILFGMMSANANGFASSFFYISAYVLMSIAGFGIILLLSRQGFEAEEINDLKGLNQRHPWFAFLMLIIMFSMAGIPPTIGFYAKFTVLQAAWQAGFTWQVVFAVLMATIGAFYYLNIVRKMYFDAPEEHTPLSAPIDMRFILSVHTLALLGLGLFPEILLGVCGHSLLMSLQ; encoded by the coding sequence ATGGATAATATGCAATTTGACTTGCTCGCCCTGTTGCCGGAAATGGTTGTATTGGGCATGGCCATGCTTATTTTGTTGCTGGATTTGTTCATCCTGCCACAAAACCGCTTCATGATTTATGGTTTAAGCCAACTGACCTTGCTTGCGGCCGCCTTCCTGACTTTTAAAACACATACACCAGCGGTGGGCTTTGCCTTCTCGCATATGTTTATCGACGATACGCTGTCAGACGTCATCAAAATGATGATGTATCTGGGCACCTCGTTGATCCTGGTATATACGCGCAAATACCTGCAAGACCGTAACCTCTATCGTGGTGAGTTTTATGCCATGGTCCTGTTTGGCTTGCTCGGTATGATGATCATGGTGTCAGGCCACAACCTGCTGACCATTTATATGGGCCTGGAATTGCTGTCACTGTGCCTCTACTCTCTGGTAGCCTTTGATCGAGATAATCCAAGAGCGTCCGAGTCGGCCATGAAATACTTTGTGTTAGGTGCACTCGCTTCAGGGATGCTGCTATATGGCATGAGTATGCTGTATGGCATGACTGGCAGCTTGGATGTCAGTGATATTGCCAACAGTATTAGTCAGCAGCCTAAGAGCCCCGTGCTCATCATGGGCCTGGTGTTTCTGGTCGCCGGTATTGCCTTCAAGTTTGGCGCTGTCCCGTTCCAGATGTGGGTGCCCGATGTCTATCAGGGGTCGCCAACTCCGATGACACTGTTAATTGGCTCCGTGCCAAAATTGGCGGCTTATGCGATGACCGTGCGTCTGTTGGTGCAAGGCCTGCACCCGCTAGCCATGGACTGGCAGGATATGCTGATGTTAATGGCGGTGTTGTCCATCATCATCGGTAATTTTAGCGCGATTGTGCAGACCAACCTCAAGCGTATGTTGGCATATTCCACCATTTCGCATGTTGGGTTCATTCTGTTCGGCATGATGAGTGCCAATGCCAATGGCTTTGCTTCCAGTTTCTTTTACATCAGTGCCTATGTCCTGATGTCAATTGCCGGCTTCGGGATCATTCTGCTATTGAGCCGTCAGGGCTTTGAAGCCGAAGAGATCAACGATCTCAAAGGGCTTAACCAGCGCCATCCATGGTTTGCTTTCCTCATGTTGATCATTATGTTCAGCATGGCCGGTATTCCGCCTACCATTGGTTTTTATGCCAAATTCACCGTATTGCAGGCCGCCTGGCAGGCTGGCTTCACCTGGCAGGTGGTGTTTGCCGTGCTGATGGCGACTATTGGTGCGTTCTACTATCTCAACATCGTACGTAAAATGTATTTTGATGCACCGGAAGAGCATACACCGCTGTCCGCACCGATCGATATGCGCTTTATCCTCAGTGTGCATACCTTGGCGTTGCTGGGCTTGGGCTTGTTCCCTGAAATTCTATTAGGCGTCTGCGGGCATAGCTTGCTGATGAGTCTGCAATAA
- a CDS encoding NADH-quinone oxidoreductase subunit M codes for MMQADLTSISWLSLAVWLPVLSGVLVLLLGGDQKATLTRWLALVGSLVSFLVTVPLYTQFDIHDGFFQFEELLPWVPAFNMHYHLGVDGFSMPLVLLTSFTTVIVVLAGWEVITKHVAQYMAAFLIMSGIMIGVFTALDAILYYVFWEAMLIPMFLVIGIWGGPNRVYATIKFFLYTLLGSLLMLVAFIYLYHQTGSFELADYYLLPLSLQAQIYIFIAFFMAFAVKIPMWPVHTWLPDAHVEAPTGGSVVLAAIALKLGGYSFLRFAMPIAPDAAHYFTSAMVALSLIAVVYIALVALVQKDMKKLIAYSSISHMGFVTLGFFMFSQLALEGALVQMISHGFISSAMFLSVGVLYDRVHSREISAYGGVVNKMPVFAAFAVLFAMANSGLPGTSGFVGEFMVILAAVKFNFWVAFFAATTLIFGAAYTLWMTKRVFFGNVTNHHVAELSDLSKREFLILGILAILVIGFGVYPQALTEVMQATSTEFLKHMAISKLPVTGY; via the coding sequence ATGATGCAAGCCGACCTCACAAGTATTTCCTGGTTAAGTCTGGCCGTCTGGCTGCCGGTATTGTCTGGCGTGCTAGTGTTGTTGCTAGGCGGTGACCAAAAGGCCACATTGACTCGATGGCTGGCATTGGTAGGTAGCCTGGTCAGTTTTCTGGTGACTGTGCCGCTGTACACGCAGTTTGATATTCACGACGGCTTCTTCCAGTTTGAAGAATTGCTGCCCTGGGTACCGGCCTTCAATATGCATTACCACCTGGGGGTGGACGGCTTTTCAATGCCTTTGGTGCTGTTAACCAGTTTTACCACGGTGATTGTGGTACTGGCAGGTTGGGAAGTGATTACCAAACATGTGGCACAGTACATGGCGGCCTTCCTGATCATGAGCGGGATCATGATTGGTGTGTTCACCGCGCTTGATGCGATTCTGTATTACGTCTTCTGGGAAGCGATGCTGATTCCGATGTTCCTGGTGATTGGCATCTGGGGCGGGCCTAACCGCGTCTACGCTACCATCAAGTTTTTCCTGTATACCTTGCTAGGCTCCTTGTTGATGCTGGTCGCTTTTATTTACCTGTATCACCAGACTGGCAGTTTCGAGCTGGCTGATTACTATTTGTTACCGCTCAGCCTGCAAGCGCAAATCTATATTTTCATCGCCTTCTTCATGGCATTTGCGGTGAAAATCCCGATGTGGCCAGTGCATACCTGGTTGCCGGATGCGCACGTTGAGGCACCTACGGGTGGTTCTGTGGTGCTGGCGGCCATTGCACTGAAACTTGGCGGCTACAGCTTTCTGCGATTTGCCATGCCGATTGCTCCGGATGCAGCCCATTACTTCACTTCAGCCATGGTCGCGCTGTCGCTGATTGCAGTGGTCTACATCGCACTGGTCGCGCTGGTGCAAAAAGACATGAAGAAGCTGATTGCTTATTCTTCGATCTCGCACATGGGCTTTGTCACTTTGGGCTTCTTCATGTTTAGCCAGTTGGCGCTTGAGGGGGCCTTGGTGCAAATGATTTCACATGGCTTTATTTCTTCTGCGATGTTCCTGAGCGTAGGTGTGTTATATGATCGCGTACATAGCCGTGAAATTTCCGCGTATGGTGGCGTGGTTAACAAGATGCCTGTGTTTGCCGCCTTTGCCGTGTTGTTTGCCATGGCCAACAGTGGCTTGCCTGGCACCTCCGGCTTTGTGGGCGAGTTTATGGTGATTCTGGCCGCAGTCAAATTCAATTTCTGGGTGGCTTTCTTTGCTGCGACGACCTTGATATTTGGTGCCGCCTATACGCTGTGGATGACCAAGCGTGTGTTCTTTGGCAATGTGACGAATCATCACGTGGCCGAACTGAGCGACCTCAGCAAACGTGAGTTCCTGATCTTGGGTATTCTGGCCATCTTGGTGATTGGTTTCGGCGTCTATCCACAAGCACTGACCGAAGTGATGCAGGCAACCAGCACAGAGTTCCTGAAACATATGGCGATTTCCAAATTGCCCGTCACAGGCTATTAA